The Bradyrhizobium ottawaense genome window below encodes:
- a CDS encoding WGR domain-containing protein, with translation MPNLKLGPLHLRRIDTTRNMRRFYLLSIQPTLFGGVSLIRDWGRIGTTGQTMVQTFDASAEAGEAFGRLERAKRRRGYTSAEERV, from the coding sequence ATGCCGAACCTTAAGCTAGGGCCGCTTCACCTTCGCCGCATCGACACCACCCGCAACATGCGGCGGTTTTACTTGCTTTCGATCCAACCGACCTTGTTCGGCGGGGTCTCGCTGATCCGCGACTGGGGCCGGATCGGCACGACCGGCCAGACGATGGTGCAGACTTTCGATGCCAGCGCTGAAGCGGGCGAAGCATTCGGACGGCTGGAGCGCGCCAAGCGCAGGCGCGGATACACCTCTGCTGAGGAGAGAGTCTGA
- the tnpC gene encoding IS66 family transposase, which produces MPPSPIDPARLAALPADLRALFRAQEAMIEAERRRADDECSARLHVESELAASKESVERLELLVKEYERARFGKRSEKFNPDQMQLVLEDIEIAIAEVQERQDDRARRAGTAPSSGRTRRAARAFPAHLPRIEQVIEPENLECPCGCGRMAQIGEDRSRRLDVMAAQYRVIETVRPRYACAKGCTGVAQAPAPAHLVEGGIPTEALLAQVAVAKFSEHMPLYRQSQVLARHGIFIDRAVLADWMGTVAFHLAPLVERMSVVMKQSGRLFIDETRAPVLDPGRGRTKTGYLWAVLRDDRGHGGADPPIVVYHYAPGRGGDHAERILEGFDGILQVDGYQGYHRLARPKRKGGVPLRLAACWSHSRRKIIAATPKAGSPIAEAVLARIAALYAIEKEIRGADAPARQTTRNERSRPLVAELERFLREQAARLSPGSEMGKAIAYLLNHWDGLTLFLDDGCVEMDTNPVENQIRPLTLTRKNSSFAGHDEGGRSWARIASLIATCKINSVEPYVWIKN; this is translated from the coding sequence GTGCCGCCGTCCCCCATTGATCCCGCCCGTCTTGCAGCGCTGCCCGCCGATTTGCGCGCGCTCTTCCGCGCGCAGGAAGCGATGATTGAAGCCGAGCGTCGTCGCGCAGACGATGAATGCTCGGCGCGCCTTCATGTCGAGAGTGAACTGGCTGCGTCCAAAGAGAGCGTCGAACGCCTCGAACTGCTCGTGAAGGAGTACGAGCGCGCACGTTTCGGTAAACGCTCGGAGAAGTTCAATCCCGATCAGATGCAACTGGTTCTCGAGGACATCGAGATTGCCATCGCCGAAGTCCAGGAACGCCAGGACGATCGTGCGCGCCGCGCCGGCACGGCGCCGTCCAGCGGCCGGACCAGGCGCGCTGCCCGTGCCTTTCCCGCGCACCTGCCGCGCATCGAGCAGGTGATCGAACCCGAGAACCTCGAGTGTCCCTGCGGCTGCGGCCGGATGGCCCAGATCGGCGAGGATCGCTCCCGCCGTCTCGATGTCATGGCCGCCCAGTATCGTGTGATCGAGACGGTGCGACCGCGCTACGCCTGTGCAAAGGGCTGCACCGGTGTTGCTCAGGCGCCGGCGCCCGCCCATCTCGTGGAGGGTGGCATCCCCACCGAGGCGCTGCTGGCGCAGGTGGCGGTCGCCAAGTTCAGCGAGCACATGCCACTCTATCGTCAGTCGCAGGTTCTGGCTCGGCATGGCATCTTCATCGATCGCGCCGTTCTGGCAGACTGGATGGGAACGGTCGCCTTCCACCTCGCGCCGCTGGTCGAGCGCATGAGCGTCGTGATGAAGCAATCGGGCCGCTTGTTCATAGACGAGACCAGGGCGCCTGTGCTCGATCCGGGCCGGGGCCGAACGAAGACCGGCTATCTGTGGGCTGTCCTGCGCGACGATCGCGGCCACGGCGGCGCTGATCCACCAATCGTGGTCTACCACTACGCGCCAGGACGCGGTGGTGACCATGCTGAGCGCATCCTCGAGGGCTTCGACGGCATCCTTCAGGTCGACGGATACCAGGGCTATCATCGGCTCGCACGGCCCAAGCGCAAAGGCGGCGTGCCGCTGCGGCTGGCCGCATGTTGGTCCCACTCAAGGCGCAAGATCATCGCAGCGACTCCGAAAGCCGGCTCACCCATCGCCGAAGCCGTTCTCGCGCGCATCGCCGCACTCTATGCGATCGAGAAGGAGATCCGTGGCGCCGACGCCCCGGCTCGGCAAACGACCCGTAACGAGCGATCACGGCCGCTCGTCGCTGAACTCGAGAGGTTTCTGCGCGAGCAAGCCGCTCGCCTGTCGCCGGGCAGCGAGATGGGCAAGGCGATCGCCTATCTCCTGAACCATTGGGATGGCCTCACCTTGTTTCTCGACGATGGTTGCGTTGAGATGGACACCAATCCCGTCGAAAATCAAATCAGGCCGCTGACTCTGACGCGTAAAAATAGTTCATTTGCTGGTCACGACGAAGGTGGTCGTTCATGGGCGCGCATAGCTTCGCTCATCGCCACCTGCAAAATCAACAGCGTGGAGCCCTACGTCTGGATCAAAAATTAG
- a CDS encoding transposase — protein sequence MKPDARVCDVARRYGVKAQQLTTWRRLARAGRLALVTDDAADFVSIELSDPVAPGKSEGPSRLRLARFRSAWMRTCRRCGSRRS from the coding sequence ATGAAGCCCGACGCCCGGGTATGTGATGTCGCACGGCGTTATGGTGTGAAGGCCCAGCAGTTGACGACGTGGCGCAGATTGGCGCGTGCTGGCCGGCTCGCATTGGTCACGGACGACGCGGCGGATTTCGTGTCGATCGAGCTGAGCGATCCAGTGGCGCCAGGCAAGAGCGAGGGCCCGTCGAGATTACGATTGGCAAGGTTTCGGTCCGCCTGGATGCGGACGTGTCGGCGGTGCGGATCGCGGAGATCGTGA
- the tnpB gene encoding IS66 family insertion sequence element accessory protein TnpB (TnpB, as the term is used for proteins encoded by IS66 family insertion elements, is considered an accessory protein, since TnpC, encoded by a neighboring gene, is a DDE family transposase.), whose protein sequence is MIIPAQGLRIVLAVRPVDFRCGHDALAGLVQNTLGLDPHSGLIVVFRSKRADRLKILLWDGTGLVLVYKRLGRDGRFEWPQISDGVMHLTRVQFEALFEGLNWKRVGERIVATPAAAN, encoded by the coding sequence ATGATCATTCCGGCGCAGGGACTGCGGATTGTGCTTGCTGTGCGTCCTGTTGACTTCCGGTGCGGGCACGACGCGCTGGCCGGTCTTGTGCAAAACACGCTTGGGCTCGATCCGCATTCGGGCCTGATCGTGGTTTTTCGTTCGAAGCGCGCCGACCGGCTGAAGATTTTGCTATGGGACGGCACGGGCCTCGTTTTGGTCTACAAGCGCCTTGGCCGCGATGGTCGTTTCGAGTGGCCGCAGATCAGCGACGGCGTCATGCATCTGACGCGCGTGCAGTTCGAAGCGCTGTTTGAAGGGCTGAACTGGAAGCGAGTGGGCGAACGGATTGTCGCGACGCCAGCTGCGGCGAACTGA
- a CDS encoding IS630-like element ISRj1 family transposase, giving the protein MIPEAREVHLSRKDRKVLEACCRSPVTLQRDLKRARIVLLAADGRSTRSIAKEVGVQPRIVSLWRHRYADHGLEGLQDKPRPGKQPIYTKTTDKRILKLLDKPPPQGFARWTGPLLAEALGDVDVQYVWRFLRSHKIDLVARKSWCESNDPNFTAKAADVVGLYVAPPAKAIVLCVDEKPSIQALERAQGYLKLPNGRALTGQSHDYKRHGTTTLFAALEVATGKIIATHSKRRRRVEFLDFMNSVTATFPNRKLHVILDNLNTHKKNEDWLKAHPNVQFHFTPTSASWLNQVEVWFSILQGQSLSGTSFTSLKQLQEHIDAYVNAYNDRAEPFVWTKKKVRQRRFKGRRITQL; this is encoded by the coding sequence ATGATACCCGAAGCAAGAGAAGTCCACCTTTCGAGGAAAGATCGCAAGGTGCTTGAGGCGTGCTGTCGCTCACCGGTGACGTTGCAGCGCGATTTGAAGCGGGCGCGGATAGTTCTGTTGGCGGCGGATGGGCGCAGCACCCGGTCGATCGCCAAGGAAGTTGGGGTCCAGCCGCGGATTGTCAGCCTTTGGCGGCATCGCTATGCCGACCATGGCCTTGAAGGGCTGCAAGACAAGCCGCGGCCTGGCAAGCAGCCGATCTATACGAAGACGACCGACAAGCGGATTCTGAAGCTGCTGGATAAGCCGCCACCGCAAGGGTTTGCGCGCTGGACCGGCCCCCTGCTGGCCGAGGCGCTGGGCGATGTCGATGTCCAATATGTCTGGCGGTTCCTGCGCAGCCACAAGATTGACCTGGTGGCTCGCAAGTCCTGGTGCGAGAGCAACGACCCGAACTTTACGGCCAAAGCCGCCGATGTTGTCGGCCTCTATGTCGCGCCGCCGGCGAAGGCCATTGTGCTGTGCGTGGACGAGAAGCCCTCGATCCAGGCTTTGGAGCGAGCGCAGGGTTATCTGAAGTTGCCCAATGGCCGCGCCTTAACCGGCCAAAGCCACGATTACAAGCGGCATGGCACCACAACATTGTTTGCGGCGCTCGAAGTCGCCACCGGAAAGATCATCGCGACCCATTCAAAACGCCGGCGCCGCGTCGAGTTTCTCGATTTCATGAACAGCGTCACCGCGACTTTTCCGAACCGCAAGCTTCACGTCATCCTCGACAACCTCAACACCCATAAAAAGAACGAGGACTGGCTCAAGGCCCACCCCAACGTGCAATTTCATTTCACGCCGACAAGTGCGTCATGGCTCAATCAGGTCGAAGTATGGTTTTCCATCTTGCAGGGGCAGTCGCTCAGCGGCACCTCCTTCACGAGCCTCAAGCAGCTTCAGGAACACATCGATGCCTACGTCAACGCATACAACGACAGAGCCGAGCCCTTCGTCTGGACCAAGAAAAAGGTCCGTCAACGCCGTTTCAAAGGCCGCCGTATCACTCAGCTCTGA